The genomic stretch TATTTCAGCTGTATTGTAGCTTTATTATAGATTTATGGGCAAGTTATCCATTTTCATCAGCTGAATTGAAGTAGAAGATCTATaatcgtgcgcacacacacacacacacacacacacacacacacacacacacacacacaaacacattagtaCTGAGAGGCTCTTAGGCAACTCTgcaatctctcccccctccccccctgcctatTTATTTACTTCAATTGCCgctttcactattattacttattaactgacttatttgcttattttttattaagTGATTTATTATTGTCACACTATTGACTTACTTATTACTTGTATTTAtttcgttatgtgtgtgtgtgtgtgtgtgtgtgtgtgtgcgaacatatttttactctttatctctctaagtACTTCTTATCTTTGTCGGTCTATGTTTCCCCTCTGATGTATGCAACTGTAGTAAaacccttacatatatatatatatatatatatatatatatatatatatattacgatgtatatatttctaattaaaagatacctttatctttttctttcaggATTCATTGGCCATGTCTGCTCCCTGGCCACTTTCTTCTGGCTAAATGTCATGTGTTTTGACATGTGGTTAACGTTGAGGTGAGGTTTTTAAAGTTTTCTTATGCTTAGGTGTATCAAAAGATTTCCATTTAGGGGAGCGGAGGAGAGTGGTATAGGAGTGaatgtctctttttttatgtatactaAAAATATATGTGGGAGAAGAGGTTAAGGGTTAGTCTAAATGGTTTAAATTCTTTTTTGAAATTTCGGGCTTAAAAATCTCGAAAGTATTTTATgtctaattgttttgtttttttattattattttcatcattatttaatatggggaaggagagagaggagggtagtctagatggagagtgagaaagaaagaaaagggagagagagaggagggagagagagggagggagagagagagggagggagagagaggagggagagaggagggagagagagagggagagagagagagagaggagagagaggagagagagagagagagagagagagagagagagagagagagagagagagagagagagagagagagagagagagagagagagagcgtgaaaaagCGAGATTGAgccatagaaaagaaaagaagaagcaagaaaagagagagttgagaCGAAACTCGCAGCGTCCAGACACCCAAGCTCCCTGGGCATCCCGCCTCATGCGTCATAACATCCCTTTTGTCCGAACTGATGCCAAGGGAATACTTCCTTAATGAACCGAAGAACGGATGCCTTTATGCCCGCTTCCTGTCGCGTTGCTAAAGGTGTCGATTACTTGGTGACCAAAGGGACGAATCGACCTTAAAAGCCGTAGGAAGAAAAGTACTCATTCCTACAATCGGAAGTGTCTTTACTGCACTTTCCTTTCGGTAATCTCGACAGCTTTTAGTGGTCCGCGCCATCCTCAAGAAAGCTGTGTGCATTCTGAAATAACGAATTCTCGCCATGTTCTCTGTTGTAAATCGATACTTTTTTTCGGTGGCGACAGGGGCGCTGCTCGACATAAGAATGAGGAGAGACGCCTGGTAAATATTTCCCACTTGCTGTAAACCGGAGGGACGGTGGAAGCGGAGTGGCTTTACCTTTTTGCACTGTACTTGTTCATGTGAGATTGGAGTCTTGTAGGTGACTGTGTTGTTCACGTATTCACCTGAGGATGGCGTCTTGTacgttgttgttttatcattcgtAATTATACCATTCTATATTTTTCCCACTGATTTTTTTGGTGATTCTCGTTAAGACTGcttatacaaacaaaataaattcagAAAGGCTGATCTAAAGTGCGTTtaattgattactattattattgtttgttgttgcaattattgtttattattattgttgttgttatcattattattattattattgttgttgttattattattattgatattattattgttattattattattattattattattattattattattattattatttattactattatcattattttgttatcatcataattatccactGGCAGGTGTGACTCCAACCGTGAATCTTCAGCCTGACCTGCCGGATCGGCGCCGTGTGTCAGGCTCTCCAAGCGCAGCAATGCACCTCGCTCTGTTATGGTTGTGCGCagcgtgtgtgtgcgctgtgACTGCAACCACCACGCTTCCCCCTCAGCTTCCTGCGCCGAACCCCGCCAACTTAACCCTCCGCAAGTGCTTCTGCGGTGCCGGGCAGGCGTGGGACGGCGCACAGTGCGTAGACGCGGAAGAGACCCTCGTGGCCGTGATGGACCAGAACGAGAGGGTATCCCTTTTCGACAGCCGTGACTTCGGCCAGGTGATCACGGGGCAGATCACGTGCCCAGACCTGCGGGAGCCGGCGGTGTTGCCGGACACGGACATCGTCTTCATCACCACGACCGACAGGGCATACTGGTGGAACCAAAGGCAGCTGTTTAAAGAGTTCTGCATTGAGCACACACCCAAACTGGAGGTCAGAGTATGCCTTCATCCGCCGATTATCCCTCGCTGCTGCCTGCCGGGACACGTGCTCGAAAAGAATGGCTCCTGCACGCCGCGCGATGCGATCGAGTTCAACCCCCCCGTGAGCCTGCAGTTCACGGGCCAGCCGATAAATTTCCCCGATACAAACGCCGCTGATACTGTCGAGGAGGTGACCTGCCAGGGCCTCGCTGTGCCTCACCGCGCAGACCTCTCTGGCAGCAGCGACATCCTGCTGTACAACGTCAATAAGGCACATCTGGTGTGGCTTCCGCCCTCGGAGTACGCCCTGAGGCCGGAGGTGACCATGTCATACTGCGTCGGCGTAGAGGCCGGGAGCTCCATTAGCGAAGCGAAGTACGTGGCTGTTGTGTGCTACACGGACCAGGCCAAGGTCCACCGCCACATCTGTGCCAACGGAACCTGCGTCAGGAAATGTTGTGCTGCCGACAAGGTCTTCACTGCCGACGAGGTCTTCACTACTTCAGAAGTCTGTCGCAAAGCAGAGTCTCCCAAGGATATATGGCAGCCTAGTTTACACTTCAATAAAAGCAGGACTCCCAAAGAAGACATCAGCGACGACCTGATCGTGGTGAGCGGCCTGCCGTTATGCAAGCACTTCTTCGACCTCAATCCGGAGGACGAAAAGGACAAACACTTCCTGCTGGGGAACGGCAGCCTCCACGTGCCCGCGTATGGGACATACAACGCGGACAAGTACTGCCTCGACCTGCAACGGACCAGCACTGGGCAGGAGCTGATCACCATACTGTGTACGCCGCCGACTCAGGAAACCGAGTGCAAGTGGAAGAACGTCCTCGTCTTGGTGCTCCTGTGCATCTCCTGCGTGTTCCTCTTCGCCACCTTGATCGTGTACGTCAGCGTCGTGGAGCTGAGGGACAGAACCAACGGCCGCTGCCTCATCTCTATGGTGGCCGCCATGCTTGCCACTTACGTCAGCCTCGCGGTCAATCGGAAGTTACGTGACGTATCTGACGGCGCGTGCATCACCAGGGGTAAGTCTCGGGATGAGACACCGCGTACCCACCTGCCTGTGTACCAGCGACGCTTCTTTCATGCCTGCCCTGCCTGTCTACCCGACGCCccgtctgtctacccccccccccccccccgactccctcCTCTGACAATATTAAGACAAGAACTTTGGGGCTGTAGCTGTATTGTAGATTTATAGATTTACTGTAGCTTTATTTCAGCTGTATTGTAGCTTTATTATAGATTTATGGGCAAGTTACTTCATTTTCATCAGCTGAATTGAAGTAGAAGATCTATaattgtgcgcgcgcacacacacacacacacacacacacacacacacacacacacacacacacacacacacacacacacaaacacattagtaCTGAGAGGCTCTTAGGCAACTCTgcaatctctcccccctccccccctgcctatTTATTTACTTCAATTGCCgctttcactattattacttattaactgacttatttgcttattttttattaagTGATTTATTATTGTCACACTATTGACTTACTTATTACTTGTATTTAtttcgttatgtgtgtgtgtgtgtgtgtgtgtgtgtgtgtgtgtgtgcgaacatatttttactctttatctctctaagtACTTCTTATCTTTGTCGGTCTATGTTTCCCCTCTGATGTATGCAACTGTAGTAAaacccttacatatatatatatatatatatatatatatatatatatatatatatatatgtatatgtatatatatttattacgatgtatatatttctaattaaaagatacctttatctttttctttcaggATTCATTGGCCATGTCTGCTCCCTGGCCACTTTCTTCTGGCTAAATGTCATGTGTTTTGACATGTGGTTAACGTTGAGGTGAGGTTTTTAAAGTTTTCTTATGCTTAGGTGTATCAAAAGATTTCCATTTAGGGGAGCGGAGGAGAGTGGTATAGGGGTGaatgtctctttttttatgtatactaAAAATATATGTGGGGGAAGAGGTTAAGGGTTAGTCTAAATGGTTTAAATTCTTTTTTGAAATTTCGGGCTTAAAAATCTCGAAAGTATTTTATgtctaattgttttgtttttttattattattttcatcattatttaatatggggaaggagagagaggagggtagtctagatggagagtgagaaagaaagaaaagggagagagagagagaaagaaagaaagatatatatatatatatatatagagagagagaggggggagggagggagggagggagggagggtggtagagagagagagagagagagggagagagagggagggagacagagagagagagggagaggggagaggtaagtgCTTCAAAATCTGTTGTATTTAAGATATGCTGATAAAGATAGTTTGTACTTAActattttttgtgaatattgttatcattattgttgttgttgctgcagttgatgttgttatcattaccattgtttttttactttattattattataataattattgttattattaattgttattattattattattaattattataattgttattattattccttttattaataCCCATGTTCTCAACACCTGTTCTCATCacgtgttctccccccccccccctcccccctccaccctcccccccccctccccgtccctcaggTCATCGCAGCAGAAGTACCAGAGTGTGAAGGTCTTCGTGTTCTACAGCATCTACGCCTGGGGGAGTCCTCTCCTCATCGGCTGCGTGGGTCTGATTCTAGACCTCGTGGAGGCTCCTAACGTCATCAGGCCACATTTTCTTCACCAAACCTGCTGGTTTCAAGGTGCGTTGGCAGGAGggcttgatttgtgtgtgtgtgtgtgtgtgtgtgtgcgtgtgtgtccgcgtgtgtgtccgtgtgtgtgtgtgtgcgtgtgtgcgcgtgtgtgtccgtgtgtgtgtgtgtgtgtttgtttgagtgtgtgtgtgtgtgtgtgtttgtttgtttgtttgagtgtgtgtgtgtgtgcggttgtgtgtttgtgtgtgtgtgtgtgtgtgtttgtttgagtgtttgtgtgtgtgtgcgcgtgtgtgtttgtttgagtgtgtatgtgtgtttgtttgagtgtgtgtgtgtgtttgtttgagtgtgtgtgtgtgtgtttgagtgtgtgtgtgtttgagtgtgtgtgtgtgtttgagtgtgtatgtgtgtttgtttgagtgtgtgtgtgtgtttgtttgagtgtgtgtgtgtgtgtttgagtgtgtgtgtgtgtttgcttgagtgtgtgtgtgtgtttgtttgagtttgtgtgtgtgtttgtttgagtgtgtgtgtgtgtttgcttgagtgtgtgtgattgattgattgtttgtttgtttcgttgattgattgtttgtgtgtttaatgaaaatgtaaaaacagGTTGTGGAGATCAAATTTGACGAATGTTGTCTCTGTCCATGGCAGTTTTTGGATAACAATTTCACAGTGACAGCAGACCTTTACTTATAAATTAATTTGGCAAAACCAACATTACTTTGTTTTGAGAATTTCAGATTTGCTCCTTTCTatagcactattattgttattattattagccatattattattgttattattagcattatcatcatcaccatcatcattatcaccacgatcatcatcatcatcatcaccatcatctccatcatcatcaccaccaccatcatcatcaccatcatcaccaccaccaccatcatcatcaccatcatcatcacccaccaccatcatcatcatcatcaccatcatcatcaccatcatcatcaccagcatcatgatcatcatcatcatcaccaccatcaccatcaccatcatcatcaccaccatcatcatcatcaccaccaccatcatcaccaccaccatcatcaccatcatcatcacccaccaccatcatcatcatcatcatcaccatcatcatctccatcatcatcaccaccatcatgatcatcatcatcatcaccaccaccaccatcatcatcaccaccaccatcatcatcaccatcatcatcacccactaccatcatcatcacaatcatcatcatcaccactcacatcactcaccatcatcatcatcatcatcaccacatcatcatcaccaatcattcatcatcaccacccaccatcatcatcaccatcatcatcatcaccaccaaaccatcaatcatcaccatccaaccatcatcatcccccaaaccaccatcatcatcatcacatcatctttctccatcatcatcacaccaccatcatcatcaccaccactatcatcatcaccatcatcatcatcacatcacatcatcatccaccatcaccatcatctcaccattcatcaccacaccaccatcatcatcaccaccacatcatcatccagctcaccatcatcatctcatcatcatcaccatcatcatcatcatcaccaccatatcatcatcaccatcatcatcatcccaaatcatcacccatcatcatcatcaccaccaccatcatcatcaccatcatcatacccaacccatcatcatcatcatcatcaccatcatcatctccatcatcatcaccaccatcatcatcatcaccaccactatcatcatcaccatcatcatcatcatcatcatcacaccaccatcatcatcaccatcatcatcaccacccaccatcatcacatcatcaccaccatcatcatcaccatcatcatcatcatcatcatcatcatcatcatcttcatcaccaccaccatcatcatcaccacatacCACCacaccaatcatcatcaccaccacatcatccatcaccatcatcaccatcatcatcatccacctcaTCATACTCaccacccatcatcatcaccatcatcacacaccaccaccatcatcatcaccatcatcatcatcatcatcaccatcatcatcatcatcatcaccaccaccaccatcatcatcaccatcatcatcacccaccatcatcatcatcatcaccatcatcatctccatcatcatcaccaccatcatcatcatcaccatcatcatcatcaccatcatcatcaccaccaccatcatcatcaccatcatcaccaccaccatcatcatcaccatcatcatcatcaccaccaccatcatcatcatcaccatcatcaccaccatcatcatcatcatcaccatcatcatcaccaccaccatcatcaccatcatcaccaccaccatcatcatcatcaccatcatcatcaccaccaccattatcatcatcatcaccatcatcaccaccaccatcatcatcatcaccaccaccatcatcatcaccatcatcatcatcaccatcatcaccaccaccaccaccatcatcatcaccatcatcatcaccaccaccatatcatcatcaccatcatcaccaccatcatcatcaccatcatcatcatcaccatcatcaccaccaccatcatcatcatcaccaccaccaccatcatcatcatcaccaccatcatcatcatcatcatcaccatcatcaccaccaccaccatcatcatcatcatcattattataactccaATTATTCTCACAGGTGAAGCCGAGTTCTGGACCTACCTTTCTGGCATTATATTGGTGCTTTTGGTCGTCAActtgttcttcttcatccacGTGGCGATAACTCTGGCCAGGAAATTGAGACAACGAAAGAGTCTCTTTGACAACAAAGAAAGTCGTGCCAGCAAtgctaacaagaaaaataaagaacagtaagttggatgggtggataggtggatgagtggGATGGGTGGATTGGTgcgtgagtgggtggatggatagatagatagatagatagatagatagatagatagatagatagatagatagatagatagatagatagatagatagatagatagatagatggatggctggatggatatatcgatggatggatgggcaAGTGAGTGGATAGGTgcgtgagtgggtggatggatggatggatggatagttggatGGTTGGATAGATGGAAAATTAAGAATAAAGGGAAATCTTAATaccttttatatgtgtatatatgtgtgtgtgtgtgttattgtgtgtacacttacatacatacatacatgcatgtgtgcatatatatatatatatatatatatatatattcatacatacatacatacatacatacatatataataatcagCCAacatctataattttttttttttttttttttgtcctttccaGCGTATGGCTGTTCGTGCGCCTCTTCATCGTGATGGGCGTGGTGTGGGTGGCCgagatactatcattattgcacaGAGGATCTTGCAGTTACTGGTAAGTTCTTCTTtaagatttgcgaagttctagcttcgcccgggccttctaaatatggaccggcctgtgtcagctttttacggctgtctcattttatTGTCTGACACtaggtgcttaccgtggcggcgggattgccagcaggcgctcctgccgctatggtgtaagcatatcgcatagcctctttaccagcacggcggctgttgtgggcggtccctgtctcaggaattgtgtatagtcacaattttctaagtagtggactagtgtggcgttcggctcgccacagtgcttgcagcacctttcatcgcgttgggataatctgccatgcacagtggtaaccttggcgcattctgtgaagaatgacttcggtacctctgttgcttacttcagagagtgccagtggttcatagcctgagctggccgagggggaggttctcgtttcctctctgtggagctgccgtaggaaggtccGACCGACCAAggtacacttctccttaagtaattttcggctcggttttatcgtcatggaatttgggggcatacccctgccagcgacggctagtctgtcagcaagctcgttccctctgatgccgacgtggcttgggacccagttgatgataattcttctaccctgagcaagaattctctgtgccattgtgagaatcgtggtcagtaggtagatgttgtctgtgggtgagctgtgctgaagacagtcaatggctgccctggagtctgtgtgtatgaccacgtatccttcccttagggacgcgtggcctagggctcccatgattgcaactgcatctgcctgtagcgaggaggcgttgtctgttaccctcatggatcgcatgacgtcccttgctgcaaagccggcgcctgcagtgtggctcaagggatcgaccgatccatccgtgtagtatgttctactacccggaggagtgatggctgcaatgaccctctgggcttctgcctttaggctaggcatggggtataggctctttatccttgacaggctcattatgttgaactctatcaggctcagtgcccacagcGGGGCtccggcaaagtcggggtggggggagtccatgctcttagcaagaagctgttctttgagctgatggcgtaacatcaccctggctgtgtgagacagccaagagttgtttgcaaagagctcgttgtcttgttcgaggcgtctgattAATTTTTGTctcaggcttgtgttcctgggagcctggataacctttgacaggaatagtgttgccattagatcgattcgtgagtccagggggagaaggtttgcctctatcaggaggttgagaaccttcgtccacctcggggcacccagaatgatcctggcagcttcattttggactgtctctaatttgtctgtgtgctttttctttgcggcaattagagcgacagaggcatagtccacaatgggccggacagcatgtacatagaatgatcttagtactttgtgtctggcccctttgtgtctcccagtcattgctctcatgacagacagtcttgctttggttcggtcaaccaggtatttgacctccttctggaaggagagggtccggtctatctttaccccaaggtataggtagtcctggacccattctaattccactccctggattttcagtcttgtgcctcgaactctctgtctcagagccatggctttggatttggctgcagagatctttaatcctgtcctac from Penaeus chinensis breed Huanghai No. 1 chromosome 40, ASM1920278v2, whole genome shotgun sequence encodes the following:
- the LOC125047049 gene encoding probable G-protein coupled receptor Mth-like 3 isoform X1, whose amino-acid sequence is MHLALLWLCAACVCAVTATTTLPPQLPAPNPANLTLRKCFCGAGQAWDGAQCVDAEETLVAVMDQNERVSLFDSRDFGQVITGQITCPDLREPAVLPDTDIVFITTTDRAYWWNQRQLFKEFCIEHTPKLEVRVCLHPPIIPRCCLPGHVLEKNGSCTPRDAIEFNPPVSLQFTGQPINFPDTNAADTVEEVTCQGLAVPHRADLSGSSDILLYNVNKAHLVWLPPSEYALRPEVTMSYCVGVEAGSSISEAKYVAVVCYTDQAKVHRHICANGTCVRKCCAADKVFTADEVFTTSEVCRKAESPKDIWQPSLHFNKSRTPKEDISDDLIVVSGLPLCKHFFDLNPEDEKDKHFLLGNGSLHVPAYGTYNADKYCLDLQRTSTGQELITILCTPPTQETECKWKNVLVLVLLCISCVFLFATLIVYVSVVELRDRTNGRCLISMVAAMLATYVSLAVNRKLRDVSDGACITRGFIGHVCSLATFFWLNVMCFDMWLTLRSSQQKYQSVKVFVFYSIYAWGSPLLIGCVGLILDLVEAPNVIRPHFLHQTCWFQGEAEFWTYLSGIILVLLVVNLFFFIHVAITLARKLRQRKSLFDNKESRASNANKKNKEHVWLFVRLFIVMGVVWVAEILSLLHRGSCSYWVLTDILNSLQGVFIFGVAVCNKDNIKKIKRSWKTRYTTVRSKVGTIKSARLSEKTTQAKRFTDLSVAASEASRKTSVTSLPRKLSTASNAVLPASNANSKGNRLTDQSLSSEAASAPRKISTVSNLEMIPMSSMEE